Proteins encoded within one genomic window of Trichoderma asperellum chromosome 2, complete sequence:
- a CDS encoding uncharacterized protein (EggNog:ENOG41), translating to MLRLILSARLKVTNRIVNDEWSIDGPQLLRAFQQATRPPPMLGGLDDQLRNLPMEPTRLNIELVRIHLQLLSRFKASIDGNPDPESRFMKHWVPLSIKDPLLLQIVLYTAVCFLKETGRVPKMLAWAYKGVVHRMLNEHLSSARTQTGDAAIMGTAQMVMDSWYWGTTEELRAHMAGLKTMLRMRGGLQDLGMGGFLAKTVLIHDIAIAIAHDIEPDIYGQPGFEFQDDFMVPYQTSFNSPFLSGWPMFIDPASALKLHRSSAQILDDVRSVIQMVQALPPSPTTQELHHVKEAALWALSKLDQMPENIPLHEEDDGTGRGAEEGDDIQWETTGYEGAGTSPASSSDYDSSSPRSNDSASMSGSPPAPVDETASARLARTKNDAMYRCIRVTASIYYRAIIARVPTTQILGETDFLKLWELVWEVSVPYWKTAVGVFIWVMAAAVPSCHASPPARMIKTLSVVGWMTMGLENWHVAISAANTALSLQRWLRGDQYFFQDDGMDYQYGPSGGENVVEKHGFILREASIPEVVANVRCNDDHELIE from the exons ATGCTACGTTTGATTTTGTCGGCCCGCCTTAAAGTCACTAATCGCATTGTCAATGACGAATGGAGCATCGACGGCCCTCAACTTCTGCGCGCTTTCCAGCAGGCTACCCGGCCACCTCCCATGCTTGGGGGTCTGGACGATCAACTGCGGAACCTGCCTATGGAGCCAACCAGGCTAAATATTGAGCTCGTCCGAATAC ACCTCCAACTCCTATCGCGCTTCAAGGCTTCTATAGATGGAAATCCTGACCCTGAGAGTCGATTTATGAAGCATTGGGTTCCGCTATCAATTAAagatcctctccttcttcagaTAGTACTATATACGGCAGTATGCTTCCTCAAGGAAACAGGCCGAGTGCCCAAGATGCTTGCTTGGGCTTACAAAGGCGTGGTCCATCGCATGCTAAACGAGCACTTGAGCTCGGCTAGAACGCAGACGGGCGACGCCGCCATCATGGGAACCGCCCAGATGGTCATGGATTCATGGTACTGGGGAACCACTGAAGAACTGCGCGCCCACATGGCGGGCCTCAAGACCATGTTGCGAATGAGGGGCGGCCTGCAGGATCTAGGAATGGGCGGTTTCCTAGCCAAGACAGTGCTCAT CCACGACATTGCTATCGCCATAGCTCACGATATTGAGCCCGATATCTACGGCCAACCCGGCTTTGAATTTCAAGATGACTTCATGGTTCCGTATCAAACCTCTTTTAATTCCCCCTTTTTATCAGGATGGCCAATGTTTATCGACCCGGCGTCGGCGTTGAAACTCCATCGAAGCTCGGCCCAGATCCTGGACGACGTAAGATCTGTCATACAGATGGTACAAGCCCTGCCTCCATCACCAACTACACAAGAGCTACACCATGTCAAGGAAGCAGCATTGTGGGCCCTTAGCAAGCTAGATCAGATGCCGGAGAATATTCCCCTCCACGAAGAGGACGATGGTACGGGACGTGGAGCCGAAGAAGGAGACGATATCCAGTGGGAAACGACGGGCTACGAGGGGGCGGGTACATCCCCGGCAAGCAGTTCTGATTACGATTCATCTTCCCCCAGAAGCAACGATAGTGCATCCATGAGCGGCTCGCCACCCGCTCCGGTGGATGAAACTGCCAGTGCCCGATTGGCCAGGACGAAGAATGATGCCATGTACCGTTGTATCCGTGTAACGGCTTCAATTTACTACCGCGCCATCATTGCTCGTGTACCTACCACTCAGATCCTAGGCGAAACCGACTTCCTCAAGCTATGGGAACTGGTCTGGGAGGTCTCGGTGCCGTATTGGAAGACGGCTGTTGGCGTATTCATCTGGGTCATGGCAGCTGCCGTGCCAAGCTGCCACGCGTCTCCACCCGCCCGAATGATTAAGACCCTGTCTGTCGTTGGCTGGATGACTATGGGCTTGGAGAACTGGCATGTCGCCATCAGCGCGGCTAATACGGCCTTGAGCCTCCAGCGGTGGCTTAGAGGAGACCAGTACTTCTTCCAAGATGACGGAATGGATTACCAATATGGCCCTTCCGGGGGAGAAAATGTGGTGGAGAAGCATGGGTTTATTCTGCGGGAGGCGAGCATTCCGGAGGTGGTTGCCAACGTGCGGTGCAACGACGATCACGAGCTGATTGAGTAA
- a CDS encoding uncharacterized protein (SECRETED:SignalP(1-46)) — protein sequence MTSVASVASRCLAAAAAAVAAAPRFARFYSVVACLLAALLAPPAEALYSGVHAGTSCMHFFGFGTKATRSEGQRRCQVPSRQLSLVSGMSTSNLSSGVQWWPKPLPAQALTVPIPARYAHLTLTRFAATPMPVLRLLAGRHTTEHARF from the coding sequence ATGACCTCTGTGGCCTCTGTAGCCTCTCGCtgtctcgccgccgccgccgccgccgtcgccgccgcACCGCGATTTGCTCGCTTTTACTCCGTAGTTGCCTGTCTGCTTGCTGCTTTGCTTGCGCCCCCAGCTGAGGCACTATATTCTGGAGTACATGCTGGTACTTCATGCATGCATTTCTTCGGCTTTGGCACTAAGGCAACGCGGTCCGAAGGGCAGAGACGCTGCCAGGTTCCCTCTCGTCAGTTGTCTCTTGTCTCTGGTATGAGTACCAGCAACCTCTCAAGCGGCGTCCAGTGGTGGCCAAAGCCTCTCCCCGCGCAGGCTCTGACCGTACCGATACCAGCTCGGTACGCTCACCTCACACTTACCCGCTTTGCTGCTACGCCTATGCCAGTGCTGCGACTATTAGCAGGACGCCACACCACAGAACACGCACGCTTCTAG
- a CDS encoding uncharacterized protein (CAZy:GH3), with protein sequence MADIDVEAVLKKLTLAEKVDLLAGIDFWHTKSLPKHGVPSLRFTDGPNGVRGTKFFDGVPAACFPCGTALGSTFNQSLLEEAGKMMGKEAIAKSAHVILGPTINMQRSPLGGRGFESIGEDPFLAGLGAAALVRGIQSTGVQATIKHFLCNDQEDRRMMVQSIVTERALREIYALPFQLAVRDSQPGAFMTAYNGINGTSCSENPKYLDAMLRKEWGWDGLIMSDWYGTYSTTDAVVAGLNLEMPGPPRFRGETLKFNVSNGKPFVHVIDQRAREVLQFVKKCAASGVKENGPETTVNNTPETAALLRKIGNEGIVLLKNDNNVLPLKKDKKTLILGPNAKQATYHGGGSAALKAYYAVTPFDGISSQLSSTPSYTVGAYTHRFLPVLGEQCTTPDDVGAAGMRWRVFNQPPGTPDRQHIDELFFTKTEMHLVDYYNPKAADTWYADMEGTYTADEDCVYELGLVVCGTAKAYVDGKLVVDNATHQVAGDAFFGSATREETGRVNLAKGQTYKFKIEFGSAPTYTLKGDTIVPGHGSLRVGGCKVIDDQAEIRKSVALAKEHDQVIICAGLNADWETEGADRASMKLPGVLDQLIAEVAAANPNTVVVMQTGTPEEMPWLDKTPAVLQAWYGGNETGNCIADVIFGGYNPSGKLSLSFPKRLQDNPAFLNFRTEAGRTLYGEDVYVGYRYYEFADKDVNFPFGHGLSYTTFSFSNLNVSRKDGKLSVSLSVKNTGSIAGAQVAQLYIRPVQAAKINRPVKELKGFAKVDLQPGETKTVTIEEQEKYLAAYFDEERNEWCVEKGDYEIIVSDSSAVKDGAALKGSFSVEETFWWSGI encoded by the exons ATGGCTGACATCGATGTCGAGGCCGTGTTAAAGAAGCTTACCTTGGCAGAAAAGGTCGACTTGCTAGCAG GCATCGATTTCTGGCACACAAAATCCCTCCCCAAGCACGGCGTCCCTTCACTGCGCTTCACAGACGGCCCCAACGGTGTAAGAGGAACCAAATTCTTCGATGGCGTCCCCGCGGCCTGCTTCCCCTGTGGCACCGCGCTCGGTTCCACCTTCAACCAGTCGCTGCTCGAAGAGGCAGGTAAGATGATGGGCAAAGAGGCCATCGCTAAGAGTGCGCATGTGATCCTCGGCCCGACTATCAACATGCAACGCTCCCCTCTTGGCGGGCGAGGCTTCGAGTCCATTGGCGAGGATCCCTTCCTCGCAGGGCTGGGTGCCGCGGCGCTTGTCCGCGGCATCCAGAGCACCGGTGTGCAGGCCACTATCAAGCACTTCCTGTGTAATGACCAGGAGGACAGGCGAATGATGGTGCAGAGCATAGTCACGGAGCGAGCACTGCGCGAGATCTATGCTCTGCCCTTCCAGCTGGCTGTTCGAGACTCTCAGCCGGGAGCGTTTATGACGGCGTACAATGGCATCAACGGCACATCATGCAGCGAGAATCCGAAATATCTCGACGCCATGCTCCGCAAGGAATGGGGCTGGGACGGTCTCATCATGAGCGACTGGTATGGCACGTATAGCACAACCGACGCTGTTGTAGCTGGACTCAACCTTGAGATGCCCGGGCCCCCACGATTTCGGGGCGAGACACTCAAATTCAACGTCTCCAACGGAAAGCCATTTGTCCATGTCATCGACCAGCGTGCCAGAGAAGTGCTCCAGTTTGTCAAGAAGTGTGCCGCTTCTGGCGTAAAGGAGAACGGCCCTGAGACCACAGTGAACAACACCCCCGAGACAGCAGCTCTGCTCCGAAAGATTGGAAACGAAGGCATCGTCCTGCTGAAGAACGACAACAACGTCCTTCCCctcaagaaggacaagaagacgCTGATCCTAGGACCCAACGCCAAGCAGGCCACATACCACGGCGGAGGCTCCGCCGCCCTCAAGGCCTATTACGCAGTCACTCCCTTCGACGGCATCAGCAGCCAGCTCTCCTCAACCCCTTCATACACCGTCGGCGCCTACACCCACCGCTTCCTCCCCGTGCTGGGCGAGCAGTGCACAACGCCAGATGATGTTGGAGCTGCCGGCATGCGCTGGAGAGTCTTCAACCAGCCTCCCGGCACCCCTGACCGCCAGCACATTGAcgagctcttcttcaccaagACGGAGATGCACCTGGTGGACTACTACAACCCCAAGGCTGCCGATACATGGTACGCAGACATGGAGGGCACTTATACCGCCGATGAGGACTGCGTATACGAGCTCGGCCTTGTCGTCTGCGGCACTGCCAAAGCCTACGTAGACGGCAAGCTCGTCGTCGACAACGCCACCCACCAAGTCGCCGGCGACGCCTTCTTCGGCTCCGCCACCCGCGAAGAGACGGGCCGCGTCAACCTCGCCAAGGGCCAGACGTACAAATTCAAGATCGAGTTTGGCTCAGCGCCCACCTACACCCTCAAGGGCGACACCATCGTCCCCGGCCACGGCTCCCTCCGCGTCGGCGGCTGCAAGGTCATCGACGACCAGGCCGAGATCCGCAAGTCCGTTGCCCTGGCCAAGGAGCACGACCAGGTCATCATCTGCGCGGGCCTCAACGCCGACTGGGAGACCGAGGGCGCAGACCGCGCGAGCATGAAGCTCCCCGGCGTGCTGGACCAGCTCATCGCCGAGGTCGCCGCCGCGAACCCAAACACCGTCGTCGTCATGCAGACGGGGACGCCCGAGGAGATGCCCTGGCTGGACAAGACGCCTGCGGTTCTCCAGGCCTGGTACGGGGGCAACGAGACGGGCAACTGCATCGCCGAtgtcatctttggcggctaCAACCCTTCTGGCAAGCTGTCGCTCAGCTTCCCCAAGCGCCTTCAGGACAACCCTGCCTTCTTGAACTTCCGCACCGAGGCCGGCCGCACACTGTACGGCGAGGACGTCTACGTCGGCTACCGCTACTACGAGTTCGCCGACAAGGACGTCAACTTTCCCTTTGGCCACGGCCTCTCCTACAccaccttctccttctccaacCTCAACGTCTCCCGCAAGGACGGCAAGCTGAGCGTCTCGCTCTCCGTGAAGAACACGGGCTCCATTGCCGGCGCGCAAGTCGCCCAGTTGTATATCCGCCCGGTACAAGCCGCCAAAATCAACCGTCCCGTTAAAGAGCTCAAGGGTTTCGCAAAGGTAGACCTTCAGCCGGGCGAGACGAAGACTGTGACGATTGAGGAGCAGGAGAAGTACCTTGCTGCTTACTTTGACGAGGAGCGCAACGAGTGGTGCGTTGAAAAGGGAGACTATGAGATTATTGTCAGTGATAGCAGTGCTGTCAAGGATGGTGCGGCGCTGAAGGGATCGTTTTCAGTAGAGGAGACGTTCTGGTGGTCTGGAATTTAA
- a CDS encoding uncharacterized protein (SECRETED:SignalP(1-20)), producing the protein MSALLGDFFLLHIIERLARAAKKRGCVLDDHAARGNFSSERRQPPNGGDDFSALVQNFGRQTEKQTVRLWRLLRHAIPIAATYDHKGLPIFDPLGRSTAVAMAETFHHITIWELRVARFVLQRHFGRARAAMER; encoded by the coding sequence ATGAGTGCCTTATTAGGTGATTTCTTCCTACTCCATATTATCGAGAGACTAGCGCGTgctgcaaaaaaaagaggctgcgtGCTAGACGACCACGCGGCGCGTGGCAATTTCTCGAGCGAACGACGCCAACCCCCCAATGGCGGAGACGATTTTTCTGCTCTGGTGCAAAACTTCGGTAGACAGACTGAGAAACAGACTGTTCGACtttggcggctgctgcggcatgCGATTCCGATTGCCGCAACCTACGATCATAAGGGCTTACCAATCTTTGATCCGCTGGGCCGTTCGACTGCCGTGGCTATGGCGGAAACCTTCCATCACATTACCATCTGGGAATTGCGTGTGGCTCGTTTTGTGCTGCAACGTCATTTTGGAAGAGCGAGAGCAGCCATGGAGCgttga
- a CDS encoding uncharacterized protein (EggNog:ENOG41), producing the protein MSDSMQVQGLLPHQRRLGANTTIKARGNSCTECRRRKQKCDQGRPCSNCTRRFPQPTCEYTTKRNVKRPTASGSPRSSSKNVKVVLQGNAYAHLNLSDIQDAILQVEGAVAAGGLADSPPLGAEREAAFEIPDHQDAHSSSPGSVSDPFRIVVTDETGTLRPKSVFAMLRLILSARLKVTNRIVNDEWSIDGPQLLRAFQQATRPPPMLGGLDDQLRNLPMEPTRLNIELVRIHLQLLSRFKASIDGNPDPESRFMKHWVPLSIKDPLLLQIVLYTAVCFLKETGRVPKMLAWAYKGVVHRMLNEHLSSARTQTGDAAIMGTAQMVMDSWYWGTTEELRAHMAGLKTMLRMRGGLQDLGMGGFLAKTVLIHDIAIAIAHDIEPDIYGQPGFEFQDDFMVPYQTSFNSPFLSGWPMFIDPASALKLHRSSAQILDDVRSVIQMVQALPPSPTTQELHHVKEAALWALSKLDQMPENIPLHEEDDGTGRGAEEGDDIQWETTGYEGAGTSPASSSDYDSSSPRSNDSASMSGSPPAPVDETASARLARTKNDAMYRCIRVTASIYYRAIIARVPTTQILGETDFLKLWELVWEVSVPYWKTAVGVFIWVMAAAVPSCHASPPARMIKTLSVVGWMTMGLENWHVAISAANTALSLQRWLRGDQYFFQDDGMDYQYGPSGGENVVEKHGFILREASIPEVVANVRCNDDHELIE; encoded by the exons ATGTCCGACTCAATGCAGGTGCAGGGGCTTCTACCCCATCAGCGCCGCCTAGGCGCAAACACGACCATCAAGGCTAGGGGCAATTCGTGCACCGAGTGTCGACGTCGCAAGCAAAAG TGCGACCAAGGAAGACCGTGTAGCAATTGTACGCGCCGATTCCCGCAGCCGACGTGCGAGTACACCACCAAACGAAACGTCAAGAG GCCCACGGCGTCCGGATCTCCAAGGAGCAGCTCCAAGAATGTCAAGGTTGTGCTACAGGGCAATGCGTATGCCCATCTCAACTTGTCCGACATCCAAGATGCAATTCTCCAGGTTGAAGGGGCCGTCGCTGCCGGCGGTCTGGCCGACAGCCCACCGCTAGGCGCTgaaagagaagctgctttTGAAATACCGGACCACCAGGATGCGCACTCGTCTTCTCCCGGCTCTGTTTCAGATCCTTTCCGCATCGTAGTTACAGACGAAACGGGCACGCTTAGACCCAAATCCGTCTTTGCCATGCTACGTTTGATTTTGTCGGCCCGCCTTAAAGTCACTAATCGCATTGTCAATGACGAATGGAGCATCGACGGCCCTCAACTTCTGCGCGCTTTCCAGCAGGCTACCCGGCCACCTCCCATGCTTGGGGGTCTGGACGATCAACTGCGGAACCTGCCTATGGAGCCAACCAGGCTAAATATTGAGCTCGTCCGAATAC ACCTCCAACTCCTATCGCGCTTCAAGGCTTCTATAGATGGAAATCCTGACCCTGAGAGTCGATTTATGAAGCATTGGGTTCCGCTATCAATTAAagatcctctccttcttcagaTAGTACTATATACGGCAGTATGCTTCCTCAAGGAAACAGGCCGAGTGCCCAAGATGCTTGCTTGGGCTTACAAAGGCGTGGTCCATCGCATGCTAAACGAGCACTTGAGCTCGGCTAGAACGCAGACGGGCGACGCCGCCATCATGGGAACCGCCCAGATGGTCATGGATTCATGGTACTGGGGAACCACTGAAGAACTGCGCGCCCACATGGCGGGCCTCAAGACCATGTTGCGAATGAGGGGCGGCCTGCAGGATCTAGGAATGGGCGGTTTCCTAGCCAAGACAGTGCTCAT CCACGACATTGCTATCGCCATAGCTCACGATATTGAGCCCGATATCTACGGCCAACCCGGCTTTGAATTTCAAGATGACTTCATGGTTCCGTATCAAACCTCTTTTAATTCCCCCTTTTTATCAGGATGGCCAATGTTTATCGACCCGGCGTCGGCGTTGAAACTCCATCGAAGCTCGGCCCAGATCCTGGACGACGTAAGATCTGTCATACAGATGGTACAAGCCCTGCCTCCATCACCAACTACACAAGAGCTACACCATGTCAAGGAAGCAGCATTGTGGGCCCTTAGCAAGCTAGATCAGATGCCGGAGAATATTCCCCTCCACGAAGAGGACGATGGTACGGGACGTGGAGCCGAAGAAGGAGACGATATCCAGTGGGAAACGACGGGCTACGAGGGGGCGGGTACATCCCCGGCAAGCAGTTCTGATTACGATTCATCTTCCCCCAGAAGCAACGATAGTGCATCCATGAGCGGCTCGCCACCCGCTCCGGTGGATGAAACTGCCAGTGCCCGATTGGCCAGGACGAAGAATGATGCCATGTACCGTTGTATCCGTGTAACGGCTTCAATTTACTACCGCGCCATCATTGCTCGTGTACCTACCACTCAGATCCTAGGCGAAACCGACTTCCTCAAGCTATGGGAACTGGTCTGGGAGGTCTCGGTGCCGTATTGGAAGACGGCTGTTGGCGTATTCATCTGGGTCATGGCAGCTGCCGTGCCAAGCTGCCACGCGTCTCCACCCGCCCGAATGATTAAGACCCTGTCTGTCGTTGGCTGGATGACTATGGGCTTGGAGAACTGGCATGTCGCCATCAGCGCGGCTAATACGGCCTTGAGCCTCCAGCGGTGGCTTAGAGGAGACCAGTACTTCTTCCAAGATGACGGAATGGATTACCAATATGGCCCTTCCGGGGGAGAAAATGTGGTGGAGAAGCATGGGTTTATTCTGCGGGAGGCGAGCATTCCGGAGGTGGTTGCCAACGTGCGGTGCAACGACGATCACGAGCTGATTGAGTAA
- a CDS encoding uncharacterized protein (EggNog:ENOG41), whose translation MPRSSSGEPAKPSKRKGTRSVSTLTPAQLARKRANDREAQRAIRARTKEHIERLERELAELKGVQSRDRKVQELLRRNKILEEEIARLREHLGYTATESSYSSNAAGTPSTIINNARDLLFGQLTPSPSVYDGDLSSSSGAVPSPRVSPLPSSDFHQIPDYAQQSYGHITSAASEPWPASVPPNPVLGNIPSPSSPAHGDEYNVGYIPTSVPTSMMSSSLKEIKQDYDEIDHNSGLRLSTPALHNLPQSYMQQQHQHQHPHPQPHPQHPPQHQPQSQQAPPPPPQPPLHSYAHQSQAPAHPAHGASPHTPLQQRSQWNNPYSLY comes from the exons ATGCCGCGATCATCATCCGGAGAACCTGCTAAACCGTCCAAGCGAAAGG GCACTCGAAGCGTCTCGACTCTGACTCCAGCTCAGCTGGCTCGCAAGCGAGCCAACGATCGTGAGGCCCAAAGAGCCATTCGGGCCAGGACCAAGGAGCACATTGAGCGTCTGGAGCGTGAACTGGCCGAGCTCAAAGGTGTCCAGAGCCGCGACAGAAAAGTACAGGAGCTTCTACGCAGGAACAAGATCCTCGAAGAGGAGATTGCCAGGCTCCGGGAACACTTGGGCTACACCGCCACGGAATCGTCCTATTCCTCGAATGCCGCAGGTACGCCAAGtaccatcatcaacaacgCTCGTGACCTTCTCTTCGGACAACTAACTCCAAGCCCATCAGTCTATGACGGCGACCTaagctccagcagcggcgCTGTGCCCAGCCCCAGGGTGTCTCCTCTGCCGTCTAGCGACTTTCACCAGATCCCCGACTATGCGCAGCAATCATATGGACACatcaccagcgccgccagcgAGCCATGGCCAGCATCTGTCCCGCCTAACCCAGTCCTTGGCAACATTCCTAGCCCCTCATCCCCCGCCCATGGAGACGAATATAATGTAGGGTACATTCCTACAAGCGTCCCTACGTCCAtgatgtcttcttctctgaaGGAGATTAAGCAAGATTATGATGAGATCGATCACAACA GTGGACTCAGACTCAGCACACCAGCCCTGCATAACCTACCACAGTCTtatatgcagcagcaacaccagcaccagcacccgCATCCTCAGCCACATCCGCAACACCCACCTCAACACCAGCCGCAATCACAGcaagcgccgccgccgccaccacaaCCTCCACTGCACTCGTACGCTCATCAAAGCCAGGCACCAGCTCACCCTGCGCACGGCGCGTCGCCTCACACACCACTGCAGCAGCGAAGTCAGTGGAACAACCCGTACTCTTTGTATTAG
- a CDS encoding uncharacterized protein (BUSCO:EOG092D1SW4): protein MLPRACSRTIGKLARTGALAMTTDSVALATRAATPAVGSAAVSSDGALASAPAQAEQPVVVAATAAIPAAVEETAATEGSEKDATVVVSRPWTESGNKPKKNKAKKPSLRDRSALADENTALITPAGDIWPRPYHFEDDLRRVKPYHFTYNTYCKERWRGRSLIDIFESEFRDRPVEYYRNSMIRGDIYVNGRVVGPDYIVRNGDMISHTLHRHEPPVTAEPIGIIHEDDDIIVINKPSGVPVHPAGRYNFNSVIEIMVAERGRDFLPHPCNRLDRLTSGIMFIAKSVKSAEAMAIKIRGRTVRKEYLARVVGHFPDGEVVCDQPILQISPKLGLNRVRANGKSARTVFKRLAYYPPRDGDAEEPAVLAEDGKPLTPTDKEQLEDERSKPWLKKKGYSIVRCLPVTGRTHQLRVHLQYLGHPIQNDPIYANQRVWGFNLGQADADGSQNTDEDVISRLNRMGKEEVAEAVVYYDEMVDRYEKQRAEKMTGELCDICATPLYSDPGSHELSLWLHSLRYEDADGSWAYTSPLPKWALPPKGMSGPTTVGGMEELVEAVKDENPEISSKVQAKVRAEAEAKAHAHETEPERLPNGSNES from the coding sequence ATGCTCCCGCGAGCCTGCTCGAGAACCATTGGCAAGCTTGCACGAACCGGAGCTCTCGCGATGACGACCGATTCTGTGGCCCTCGCCACCAGAGCCGCAACACCCGCAGTTGGCTCAGCTGCTGTGTCCTCTGATGGCGCATtagcatcagcaccagcgcaAGCTGAGCAGCCCGTTGTGGTGGCAGCAACTGCGGCGATTCCAGCAGCCGTCGAAGAGACAGCGGCGACTGAGGGGAGCGAGAAGGATGCGACGGTGGTCGTAAGCAGACCTTGGACTGAGAGTGGGaacaagcccaagaagaacaaggcaaagaagccgAGCCTCAGGGATCGCTCTGCCCTCGCCGACGAAAATACCGCCCTCATTACTCCCGCGGGCGATATCTGGCCACGGCCTTACCACTTCGAGGACGACCTTCGGCGCGTGAAACCCTACCACTTTACGTACAACACTTACTGCAAAGAGAGATGGCGCGGACGTTCGCTCATCGACATCTTCGAGTCTGAATTCCGAGACCGGCCGGTTGAGTATTACCGAAACTCCATGATCAGGGGCGACATCTACGTCAACGGCAGAGTGGTCGGCCCAGACTACATTGTGCGCAATGGGGATATGATATCCCATACGCTACACAGGCACGAGCCACCTGTGACGGCTGAGCCTATAGGAATCATccacgaagatgacgatatCATTGTCATCAACAAGCCCTCAGGCGTGCCTGTGCACCCTGCCGGCCGATACAACTTCAACTCGGTGATTGAAATTATGGTAGCTGAGAGGGGCAGAGACTTCCTGCCACACCCGTGCAATCGATTGGACCGCCTCACTAGTGGCATCATGTTCATTGCCAAGAGCGTCAAGTCGGCCGAAGCAATGGCCATCAAGATCAGGGGCCGCACCGTGAGAAAAGAGTATCTAGCGCGAGTCGTTGGCCACTTCCCGGACGGAGAAGTCGTGTGTGACCAACCAATCCTCCAGATATCCCCGAAACTCGGCCTTAATCGTGTGCGTGCCAACGGTAAATCCGCCAGAACAGTCTTCAAGCGCCTTGCATACTACCCACCGCGTGATGGGGATGCAGAGGAGCCGGCTGTGCTAGCGGAGGATGGAAAGCCACTCACGCCGACGGACAAGGAGCAGCTTGAAGATGAAAGGAGTAAGCCTtggctaaagaaaaaggggtACTCCATCGTAAGATGTCTGCCAGTGACAGGCAGGACACATCAGCTGCGGGTGCATTTGCAGTATCTGGGTCACCCGATTCAAAATGACCCAATCTACGCCAATCAGCGTGTATGGGGGTTCAACCTTGGGCAGGCAGACGCCGATGGTTCACAGAATACTGATGAGGATGTTATTAGCCGCCTCAATCGCATGGGAAAGGAAGAAGTGGCCGAAGCCGTCGTCTACTACGACGAAATGGTGGATAGATATGAGAAGCAGCGGGCAGAGAAGATGACGGGCGAGCTGTGCGATATATGTGCAACACCGCTCTACTCAGACCCAGGTAGTCACGAGCTATCTCTCTGGCTTCACAGTCTCCGTTACGAGGATGCCGACGGTAGTTGGGCCTACACAAGCCCGCTGCCCAAATGGGCTCTCCCACCCAAGGGCATGAGCGGACCGACTACCGTAGGTGGGATGGAGGAGCTTGTAGAGGCCGTCAAGGATGAAAATCCTGAGATTTCGTCCAAAGTACAGGCCAAAGTTAGAGCTGAGGCGGAAGCAAAGGCTCATGCTCACGAGACAGAACCAGAGCGACTCCCTAATGGAAGTAACGAATCATGA